A single genomic interval of halophilic archaeon DL31 harbors:
- a CDS encoding Endoribonuclease L-PSP (PFAM: Endoribonuclease L-PSP) — protein sequence MGALPHRPRDPSRHWSSTAVRFAGPQSAVSLLRLLRPVISPGKPAPGATRSEVRSSCRPSPYGPGEGRARMPLRRPTSPGSDEPRVGVHVQRRRGLPLGMAGLLNPLFAALAMSASSLLVVANSARSFDAEGFETQATVQQYRSYTSPAPPLSRTVRLSPRTTRTNRPCTSSMSSTMAQRIRRRPRGRGGDAGVRRRFRRLKTDWLRPPGVFGDVRPVTTLLEVASLPAPDMCLEIEVEAVTPDA from the coding sequence GTGGGAGCGCTTCCCCATCGACCACGCGACCCAAGCAGGCACTGGTCGAGTACGGCTGTGCGGTTTGCGGGTCCACAGTCGGCTGTGAGCCTTCTCCGACTGCTGAGACCGGTGATTTCGCCCGGAAAACCCGCTCCCGGAGCTACTCGCTCCGAGGTTCGGTCGTCGTGCCGGCCAAGCCCTTACGGGCCGGGAGAGGGCCGCGCTCGGATGCCGCTTCGTCGCCCCACGTCGCCGGGTTCGGACGAACCTCGTGTGGGCGTTCACGTACAACGCCGTCGGGGGCTCCCGCTTGGGATGGCGGGGCTGCTGAATCCGCTGTTCGCCGCGCTCGCGATGAGCGCCAGCAGTCTGCTGGTGGTGGCGAACTCCGCGCGGTCGTTCGACGCTGAGGGGTTCGAAACACAGGCCACTGTTCAGCAATATCGGAGCTACACGTCTCCGGCACCGCCCCTGTCGAGGACGGTCAGACTGTCGCCCCGAACGACCCGTACGAACAGGCCGTGCACGTCTTCGATGTCGTCGACGATGGCTCAACGAATTCGACGCCGGCCCCGCGGGCGTGGTGGCGACGCAGGTGTACGTCGTCGATTTCGACGATTGAAAACTGATTGGCTGCGCCCACCGGGAGTTTTCGGTGATGTTCGGCCGGTGACGACACTACTGGAAGTCGCATCGCTGCCCGCTCCAGACATGTGTCTCGAAATCGAAGTCGAAGCTGTCACACCGGACGCCTGA
- a CDS encoding hypothetical protein (KEGG: hje:HacjB3_04650 hypothetical protein), which yields MTDVHGHEVCGVDVGPETRCDHYATDRDVIAIKFPCCETFFSCFQCHEAVTDHDAKQWGETDSEQSAVLCGVCGDVLTVAEYVACEDRCPTCDAAFNPGCRTHYHYYFADALFADQS from the coding sequence ATGACCGACGTCCACGGACACGAAGTTTGCGGCGTCGATGTCGGCCCCGAGACGCGGTGTGACCACTACGCGACCGACCGGGACGTCATCGCCATCAAGTTCCCCTGCTGTGAGACGTTCTTCTCCTGTTTCCAGTGCCACGAGGCCGTCACCGACCACGATGCGAAGCAGTGGGGCGAAACGGATTCTGAGCAGTCAGCAGTCCTGTGCGGTGTCTGTGGAGACGTGCTAACTGTGGCCGAATACGTCGCCTGCGAGGACCGCTGTCCGACCTGCGACGCCGCGTTCAATCCCGGTTGCCGAACGCACTATCACTACTACTTCGCGGACGCGCTGTTTGCAGACCAGTCATAG
- a CDS encoding hypothetical protein (KEGG: hbo:Hbor_03220 hypothetical protein) produces the protein MQRRAVAVFVAFFLVVGSLSLALVVTAESPHLDAEGRELQAGDSFTVSEQEYTVASITATESSGGEGGTTYETVFEWTVQNSDYSQSWENNSTVEFDGQTWRVLTGAGEDPTTFTLEQQIDKQAILAEDPDASNETVMYEGEEHVVITENGEERLVPADEYFPEPESREYSEGDTLDYNGNASSVDAVSATAVDLSWIAPQTMSSSVGQRANVTLSEQTFYVDFVDESTILLSSDFAALNELNTATDTQHTYENGLWGVTLLSGISAIFLLGMAYMPSRY, from the coding sequence ATGCAACGACGCGCTGTGGCGGTCTTCGTCGCCTTCTTCCTCGTGGTCGGGTCGCTGTCGCTCGCCCTCGTGGTCACGGCGGAGTCGCCGCACCTCGACGCCGAGGGCCGCGAGCTACAGGCCGGGGATAGCTTCACTGTTAGCGAGCAAGAGTACACCGTGGCTTCGATTACGGCCACCGAGTCCTCCGGCGGTGAGGGCGGCACGACCTACGAGACCGTCTTCGAGTGGACCGTCCAGAACAGCGACTACAGCCAGAGTTGGGAGAACAACTCCACGGTCGAGTTCGACGGCCAGACTTGGCGTGTGCTGACTGGTGCGGGCGAGGACCCCACCACGTTCACGCTGGAACAGCAGATCGACAAGCAGGCTATCCTGGCTGAAGACCCCGACGCGAGCAACGAGACGGTGATGTACGAGGGTGAGGAGCACGTCGTCATCACGGAAAACGGTGAGGAGCGCCTCGTCCCCGCCGACGAGTACTTCCCCGAGCCTGAGAGCCGGGAGTACAGCGAGGGCGACACGCTCGACTACAACGGGAACGCGTCTAGCGTCGACGCCGTCTCGGCGACCGCGGTCGACCTGAGTTGGATCGCCCCGCAAACGATGTCCAGTTCGGTGGGCCAGCGCGCCAACGTCACGCTCTCCGAGCAGACGTTCTACGTCGATTTCGTTGACGAAAGCACCATCCTGCTTTCGAGTGACTTCGCGGCGCTCAACGAGCTCAACACGGCCACTGACACCCAGCACACCTACGAGAACGGGCTCTGGGGCGTCACGCTTCTGAGCGGGATTTCGGCCATCTTCCTGCTCGGGATGGCGTACATGCCGTCGCGGTACTAA
- a CDS encoding MATE efflux family protein (KEGG: hbo:Hbor_03730 efflux protein, mate family~TIGRFAM: Multi antimicrobial extrusion protein MatE~PFAM: Multi antimicrobial extrusion protein MatE) encodes MPSPDTETVSSSLTEGDLVRPMAQLAWPIIVTQLLMVAYNLTDTLWLGQYSTDAVAAISLAFPLIFLFISVGGGFTVAGSTLVAQYTGAESERSAGTVAGQTLSFITIIAVVVGVLGYLLTDDLLGVLPSSPATAGQVVPLAAEYMAVFFLGLPFLFGYFVFSALMRGYGNTRAPMLIMAVSVGVNVVIDPVLIFGWGPVPQLGVAGAAVATITSRGLATLLGLYVLFGTDAGPDVYLEDFRPRLEYIVKIVRLGVPSALEQSASALGFITLTAMVVTFKPEVVAAYGLGNRLTSLVFLPALGLGRATNTIVGQNLGAGKPDRAERAVKLAAKVGAGTMFGVAILTFFFAEPAVGVFIGTGTEAAAETIRLGAEYLRVRAVEFAFIGVLQVVLGAYRGAGNTKTALAFSLVALWLGRVPIVYFLSFMQGMGPAGIWIGMAVGQIIGAIAAAAWFTRGTWKKAVIDEGAEGA; translated from the coding sequence GTGCCAAGCCCCGACACCGAGACGGTCAGCAGCTCGCTCACCGAGGGCGATCTGGTGCGACCGATGGCCCAGCTTGCCTGGCCTATCATCGTCACGCAGCTGCTGATGGTCGCGTACAACCTGACCGACACGCTCTGGCTGGGGCAGTACTCGACGGATGCGGTCGCGGCGATTTCGCTCGCCTTCCCGCTCATCTTCCTCTTCATCTCCGTCGGCGGCGGCTTCACCGTCGCCGGCAGCACGCTCGTCGCCCAGTACACCGGCGCCGAAAGCGAACGCTCAGCAGGGACGGTCGCCGGGCAGACCCTCTCGTTCATCACGATTATCGCCGTCGTCGTCGGCGTCCTGGGCTATCTGCTCACGGACGATCTGCTCGGTGTGCTACCGAGTTCGCCTGCGACGGCCGGGCAGGTGGTGCCGCTCGCCGCGGAGTACATGGCGGTGTTCTTCCTCGGCCTGCCGTTCCTCTTTGGTTACTTCGTCTTCTCGGCGCTGATGCGCGGGTACGGCAACACCCGTGCGCCGATGCTCATCATGGCCGTCAGCGTTGGGGTCAACGTCGTCATCGATCCGGTGCTCATCTTCGGCTGGGGCCCTGTCCCGCAACTGGGCGTCGCCGGCGCCGCCGTTGCCACCATCACCTCTCGCGGTCTCGCGACCCTGCTGGGACTCTACGTACTCTTCGGGACGGATGCCGGGCCCGACGTCTATCTCGAAGATTTCCGTCCCCGGCTCGAGTATATCGTCAAAATCGTCCGACTCGGGGTGCCCTCCGCCCTCGAGCAGTCTGCCTCCGCGCTGGGGTTCATCACGCTCACCGCGATGGTGGTGACGTTCAAGCCCGAAGTCGTCGCCGCCTACGGGTTGGGGAACCGTCTCACCTCGCTGGTCTTCCTCCCCGCGCTGGGGCTCGGGCGAGCGACCAACACTATCGTCGGGCAGAACCTCGGTGCCGGCAAGCCAGACCGTGCTGAGCGCGCGGTGAAGCTGGCAGCGAAAGTCGGCGCCGGGACGATGTTCGGCGTCGCGATTCTGACGTTCTTCTTCGCTGAGCCCGCGGTTGGCGTCTTCATCGGTACCGGCACCGAGGCCGCCGCCGAAACGATCCGACTTGGCGCTGAATACCTCCGCGTCCGAGCGGTCGAGTTCGCGTTCATCGGTGTCCTGCAGGTGGTGTTGGGAGCCTACCGTGGTGCCGGCAACACCAAGACGGCGCTCGCGTTCTCGCTGGTCGCGCTCTGGCTCGGCCGGGTGCCAATCGTCTATTTCCTCTCGTTCATGCAGGGGATGGGGCCGGCCGGCATCTGGATCGGGATGGCTGTCGGGCAGATTATTGGCGCGATCGCCGCCGCCGCGTGGTTCACCCGTGGGACGTGGAAGAAGGCAGTCATTGACGAAGGCGCTGAGGGTGCGTGA